Proteins encoded in a region of the Myxococcales bacterium genome:
- a CDS encoding Gfo/Idh/MocA family oxidoreductase, translating to MKNVRVGMIGTGWISEVHARAFHTIPGVELVCQHSLDPIRGKMFHDQYGVAEFHDAFEPMLNRKDVDVFTVALPNWLHFPFAKQVLAAGKHVIVEKPLCLRLEEADELLDLAKKNGLVIGYAEELCYVPKYTHVKRVADAGGLGQVFLARQHEKHGGPYSPWFFQAKEAGGGILMDMGCHAIECCRWILGKPAVKSVYCQADLFAYKQITKLDDHIMMIIEFTTGQVAEIESSWTLRGGMTSWVEIQGTEGVAYAELLQNGNGVRIFSENGYTLNDFVEGNTKGWHYPDVEWLWINGYPQEMQDFITCIREGGTPVESGADGRAVLEIMIAGYLSAATGRKVEFPFRDPGGYQVPVDLWLKARGE from the coding sequence ATGAAGAACGTGCGCGTCGGCATGATCGGCACCGGCTGGATTTCCGAGGTTCACGCGCGGGCGTTCCACACCATTCCCGGCGTGGAACTCGTTTGCCAGCACAGCCTGGACCCGATCCGCGGCAAGATGTTTCACGACCAGTACGGCGTCGCCGAATTTCACGACGCCTTCGAACCGATGCTCAACCGCAAGGATGTCGACGTCTTCACCGTGGCGCTGCCGAACTGGCTGCATTTTCCCTTCGCCAAGCAGGTGCTCGCGGCCGGCAAACACGTCATCGTCGAGAAGCCGCTCTGCCTGCGCCTGGAAGAAGCCGACGAACTGCTGGACCTCGCGAAAAAGAACGGGCTGGTCATCGGCTATGCCGAGGAGCTTTGCTATGTGCCGAAGTACACCCACGTCAAGCGCGTCGCCGACGCGGGCGGTTTGGGCCAGGTGTTTCTGGCCCGGCAACATGAAAAGCACGGCGGGCCGTATTCGCCCTGGTTCTTCCAGGCCAAGGAAGCGGGCGGCGGCATCCTAATGGACATGGGCTGCCACGCGATCGAGTGTTGCCGCTGGATTCTGGGCAAACCGGCGGTCAAATCGGTGTATTGCCAGGCGGATTTGTTCGCATACAAGCAGATCACGAAGCTCGACGATCACATCATGATGATCATCGAATTTACCACCGGACAGGTGGCCGAGATCGAATCCTCGTGGACTTTGCGCGGCGGCATGACCTCCTGGGTGGAGATTCAGGGCACGGAAGGCGTGGCGTATGCCGAGCTATTGCAGAACGGCAACGGCGTGCGCATTTTTTCCGAAAACGGCTACACCCTGAACGATTTCGTGGAAGGCAACACCAAGGGCTGGCATTATCCGGATGTCGAATGGCTCTGGATCAACGGCTATCCGCAGGAAATGCAGGATTTCATCACCTGCATCCGCGAGGGCGGCACGCCGGTCGAATCGGGCGCGGACGGTCGCGCGGTGTTGGAAATCATGATCGCCGGCTACTTGTCGGCGGCCACCGGGCGCAAGGTGGAATTCCCGTTCCGGGATCCG